ACGGgccgggcgccggcgccggcgcggcgcTCCCGTCGGCCCGCTTGATGAGGGCGGTGACGGCCCCCATGACCTTCTCGAACTCGTTGCCTTTCGGTAGCAGCCCGGTCTTGACGGGCGCCGTGAGGCCATCCCAGCACTGGTCGCAGTTCCACGTCAGCCCGTCCTtctcggcggtctccacgtagtcgcGCGCGTCATTGAACTTGGCGTCGTCGATGGCGGTGACGCCGCCCTTGCCCCTGTCGACGTCGAGGTGGGAGACGGCCTCCTCCACGTCGGCGACGCACGAGTCCATGCACTGCCACTGCGGGCTCTTGATGGTGACCAGGTTCAGCTGGGTGCGCGCGGCCGTGCCCTCCGCGGCCCCGATCTTGGCAGCGGCGCGGATGCCCAGCTCCGCCAGCCCGCGCGCGTCCACCGTCCTGCTCTCCGGGATGCCCGCCAGGAAGGCCGCGCAGAACTGCTGGTCTGGCGCCTTGGCGCAGGCGTCCTTGACGGAGTTGTCGGCGGCGCCGACGAGGAcggcgccggagaggaggaggagggataaGAGGTTGACACTAGGCGTGTTGCAACGCGCCGCCATGGCCGTGGTCGATCGGTGAACTCGCTCCGGCCTGAGGCTCGATTTGTCTTGGGAGTGGTGACGAGAGCTGCATGTACGTACGTATGTGCATGTGCCCGCTCGGTGCGCGTGGTCAGGAGTGTTTTATGAGCGAGCGGTGGCTGAGTTTTGAGAGCAATGCGCGGACTATGGATTATCAGCACTCCTAATATTAGTAAAGAATTGTATATAcccgtacttcctccgttcctaaatatttgtctttttagagatttcaacaagtgactacatgcaGAGCAAAATGAGtagatctacactctaaaatatgtctatatatatccgtatgtgatagtcccattgaaatctctaaaaagacaaatatttggaaacgaagggagtactatataGCATAAAAGTATTTGCAAACGAATGCAATCATATTATTTCTGCATGTTCAGTACATGCATAGTGTAATTTTACACATACTAGTGGTCAAATTTTAAAGAGCCTATCTATGTCTAAGTGGATTAAGGTTATGAATCTCATTTGATTTAGAAAACCATAGCTTCAGTTTAGGAAAGATCCCAACTTGCACCTGCTCTAgtcggatccggcttgcctgctccctctccatgctcccatccgtgatcCCATTTCATCCTATGGCGGtctttttttcttttgtctttctaatctaatcatctcccccctgattttaagggggtggggccgcgtcttattttgttccaatcaaatcaagccacgtatgcgggagcacggatgggaacaCACGAGggaagcaggcaagtctcgtccgctCTAGTCTCTCTTTTTTTCTAAAAAAGTGCACTTTCCAAATTTGAATGAGACTTGAGAAAACTATACTTAGATTGTTAGGTTACTTGCGGTGGAACCAACCCTCAGGATTCAAGTCATAGACTTGGCATTGGTGGTCGCATTTTCCTGTATATATTTCAGGCCTCCCGGCGATgtgtgttcagtgggaggagacgtctcCGTTGACTACGAAGGTGTTTGTGGCGAGTTCGTCAATCTCAAAATGATGTGTCGACTCAGCCTCTCGGAGATGCTCATATGGGTAGGGGGCGTGCGTGCGTTCataaggatgagtgtatgcgcgtatgcaTGAGTgtctgcgtctgtactgtgttgaaAAAAAAACCTAGTTAAGAGCACCAAGTACATAACAATGATATAGTAGTTTAAACATTGGATTATTGTTCAAAAGTACTCCTCTGATAAAAAATATATGTTGTTTTTGGATATAATTGGAgaagttttttgttttttggggaaACTTAAGAATATCGAGCAAATACGAAAACAACCTACGAAAGCAAGTATTTCCTTAGAACCATATTTTTCTAGCTGCACCCAGCATATCCAAAAATTTACGGTCCAAGCTTGAAATTGATTATGAAATTAACTAAAATTGTAATATTTCTAAGCATAAGGAGTAATGATAATGCTGACGGATCACTTTTAAATATTTACAATGGTATCTAAGTTCATTTTCTATGATGTACTCCCGCTGAAATTTTCTATGCTGACGGCTCTTGTATTTCTTTACGGTGGGAGTAACAAACAATCTTCTTTTCGTCCTGGTTTCACTTATAAACTAGATCGATCTCATTTTTAAACaaaagttttttttgttttgcccatgctacaatcaaacaagcattggTGCAAATTTATTCTTGTTGAATTTAGTGTTGGTCATGTGACATGTCCTTCTGCGGAAATATTAAATACAGACGATGTTGGGCGAGTAAGTGAATTCTCTTGTAACAATATTATGTACTCGAAACACACGTCAAGAAAGACCGAGATAAGCTATTCGCCAACCAGTTTAATTTATTGATAAGAGACATTTTTGCAGAATAAAACAAGTACTACGTACAATTATATTAGCTATATGTATATATAGCTAATATGTAACACTCGAAGTGAGTG
Above is a window of Triticum dicoccoides isolate Atlit2015 ecotype Zavitan chromosome 5B, WEW_v2.0, whole genome shotgun sequence DNA encoding:
- the LOC119306663 gene encoding uncharacterized protein LOC119306663; this translates as MAARCNTPSVNLLSLLLLSGAVLVGAADNSVKDACAKAPDQQFCAAFLAGIPESRTVDARGLAELGIRAAAKIGAAEGTAARTQLNLVTIKSPQWQCMDSCVADVEEAVSHLDVDRGKGGVTAIDDAKFNDARDYVETAEKDGLTWNCDQCWDGLTAPVKTGLLPKGNEFEKVMGAVTALIKRADGSAAPAPAPGPS